The Zingiber officinale cultivar Zhangliang chromosome 2A, Zo_v1.1, whole genome shotgun sequence genomic sequence TAATTGGCCatataatatgtcttcctttgggccgacatattttgtgcatgatctgaacaaaataatattttgttctatagttgtaagctaccttatacatatatctggcataaaagtaaCGTGTCTTTGGGTCGATTACTTTTAGTACGTCTATCAACATAAATTGCACTAAACATACCTAAGGTGTCTTCCTTTAGACCgagaaaattatttaatcaatcttaataaaataaaattaaaatattatttaatgtctttatgagataccaaatACAACATAATGTGTCTTTCTTTGGCCGACACATTATCTTTTagcgatactctctaatataatTCATATTTTAATTGGTCACACAATATGTCTTCCTTTAGATCGGCCTATTGTGCgtataatatgatactttatatgagttatattttggttcATAGCTCGCAACAACCTTAATTGaccacataatatgtcttcctttaagccgacatattttgtgcatgatctgaacaaaataatattttgttctatagttgtaagctaccttatACATATATCTGGTATAAAAGTAACGTTTCTTTGGGTCGATTACTTTTAGTACGTCTATCAACATAAATTGCACTAAACATACCTAAGGTGTCTTCCTTTAGACCgagaaaattatttaatcaatcttaataaaataaaattaaaatattatttaatgtcttttaattttattttcactgTTTCAATGATTTTAATCGATTCATTCAATGTATGAATCGATTCACATGCATGCATTGCACTTTATCGATTCATGAAATCCAATAATCGATTATCACATGCAGGCATTACACTGCTTCACGTATGAAACATAATCGATAAAAAAGTGAACTTAACCGATTAAGAAATAAACGCAATCGAAATTGATATATGAATTTTAATCGTTTCTATTTAAAATTGTAAACTCTGATAATCGATTGTTTGATTAAAGTAATTAATTGATcattacaattttttaaaaaattaggttAAATAATAATAACGATTTTTGTCAATTTTCGTATTCTTAACATaaacataaaaaatttgaaaattaaatctatcCTAATTTTCTCTTATATATTTTTCGAGGATTACAAATTTATATTAACTAAGAAAAACTTGATCTAACATACAAACAATAAATCgacgaaaaatttaaattttattatcaataAAAACGACGAAACAAAGTCATATGGCTTTGATATCAATTAATAGGTCTTGTAAAATCTAAGCAGCATGGATTCTAAGAACcgtataaaaattcatatataagAATTATAAAAACATATAAGCATAGATCTTCATTTCATTAATTAAACATGTCATAAGAAAActaaatacataaacataatagaTAAATAACCTGAATGAAGAGTTATATCCTTGTCTTTAGCGTCGTCGGCATGATTTCTATGGAAGAAGATGCAGCAAAAAAAGAAAAGATGCAGCAAAAAAGGAAGATCTTCCAAAAAACTTAAGGAATGACACTTCTTGTCAATAGAGAACGAGAAACTATGTCAAGATGATCTCCTAAATTCTTAGGGATCAACCCTATATACAATGGATATGTATTATCGACCCATAGATAATAATAAATACGAgactataaatttatatatatactgaacatcatCTATTATATTTATAGATGATAATTAATGTAGAACTAAATATTCTACACATACGATATCTACATTCAATAAtcgaactatatatatatatatatatatatatatatatatataaagaaacgGTTAGTTGTTGTACCTCTTTGATTCTTGGTTGCAGGAAGCCATTTGAAAAGTAGTCGAAGACGAGATCAGACTGCTCCTGCCACCTGCAAGAGAAGGCATGCAGCAAGAAAGTTTATGTTGAAGAATTTCAGACTAAAGGCATTCAATGGAACATACTTTACATGCTCTGGAATGATCTTCAACTTCTTCCTGATCACACCGTTCATGAACCTTGGGAGGTCGACGGAGGTAGAGGATTGGGAGCTCAGGTATGATGAATATGTCTTCGTCGTCAGCATTTGAGTGATGGGTTCCATCCCGGCATCCAACAAGAAATTGTAGAAACTCTGCAAATGTTCATCGTAACTGCTGCATTTTTCAGTGAGTAGTAGGGTATTGAGTACATTCAGGTTAGAGGGTTGGCTCTCACGACACGGTTGCTTCTAGCAGAAATGAAATACTCGAGCACCCGCCAGGTGTTTGTGGCATTGACAAGCTCACCATTGTCGATCTCTTCTTTGATCTCTCGAGCCATACTGACAGAGATATTTAGCATGCAGATTAGACGAGGAGGCAGCGAGAGTCGAGCATAATCAAAGAAAGACTACTCTACCTGTTTGATTTTTCTGCATCCTTTGCGTCGAGCCTCGACATGTCTCGGAGCAGAGGCCCCCATGAGAGCTGCATCGTTTGCGATTTGAGGTTACTTTCGTTACTCAGTTGAAAGAAAATAGCTCGATCGAGAATTCGAGATACTCACCACGTAGTCCTCAGGTGACATCCAGCTATTCCCCAGTGCAACACCTGCTCGATCGTATGCAGGAAATCTGCTGAATCATTGCGATCTTTTTGTACAATGTGATAGGAAGCAACAGATGAAGAACAATTTTAATTTTACCTCCGAGCTTGAGCTTCAGTTTTCCAGCTCTGATGGCGTGGAGAACTGACAAGGCCGTCGTCACCGCAAACCGGCCGCCGTAAGACTCTGCCACGACGAAAAGGGGGCTGTTCTTCTGCTGCATGGCTGCATTCCCGTTGTAGAGTTTCTTCAGAAGCGCAGTCAAGTCTGCCGCCGCCTCCCAGTCGCTCTTCGCCAGCAGGCTCTCCTCCTCCACGAAGCTGAAACCTGTGCCCACTGGATTCTCCTGAGTAATTCCCATTTCATTAATGGAGGAGGAGCAAGTGGTCGACGACTCGACGGAGGAATGAGACCGGCATGGAAGCTTACCACGAAGAGGAG encodes the following:
- the LOC122042746 gene encoding serine carboxypeptidase-like 51: MKSFQFFLPLLFCLCFASVHVEVVSSIGTSDGAEEWGYAEVRPGAHMFWWLYRSPRRVDNGSTPWPTILWLQGGPSASGVGIGNFQEIGPLDTNLRPRNSTWLQKADLLFVENPVGTGFSFVEEESLLAKSDWEAAADLTALLKKLYNGNAAMQQKNSPLFVVAESYGGRFAVTTALSVLHAIRAGKLKLKLGGVALGNSWMSPEDYVLSWGPLLRDMSRLDAKDAEKSNSMAREIKEEIDNGELVNATNTWRVLEYFISARSNRVSFYNFLLDAGMEPITQMLTTKTYSSYLSSQSSTSVDLPRFMNGVIRKKLKIIPEHVKWQEQSDLVFDYFSNGFLQPRIKEVDRLLSLGITVAIYNGQVDLICSTKGTHAWVQKLKWKGLKKFTNTPRSPLYCNSEEAGVTKGFFKSYQNLQFYWIMRAGHFVPVDQPCVALQMIANVTQSPATSA